In Zingiber officinale cultivar Zhangliang chromosome 6A, Zo_v1.1, whole genome shotgun sequence, a single genomic region encodes these proteins:
- the LOC121997427 gene encoding uncharacterized protein LOC121997427, with amino-acid sequence MPTSAAAAANRLHEILPSKSVAPPPDSDLRPPRKPHPRRRIRGPAFPGAAAAVSRPRKGGSTSGGRRSGPSTPLLRWKFNEKPASQAGRKVEDVTVGEVAPPPLLPRISARKLAAGIWSLRPLDADASAGCGGREGPRAPPGREPISCHQKVQLLYNPLSTDLHTKKSKKHEFESPVSVLSPQYGELHKFAGFPTSAMEKATKWDPGSSMTSEEVYRFYSHLKLLEDQELNTVSVVSSLRAELEKAHAHISELETERRTAKKKLDQFLKRLAEEKATWRSREHEKVRAVIEAMKADLDRERKKRQRIEIVHSKLVNELAEAKMTAKKLLQDYENECKARVLVEEVCDELAKEIGEDKAEIEALKVEVMKMREEVEEEKRMLQMAEVWREERVQMKLMDAKLTLGEKYSQMRELKAEVDAFLAAKKAEDMDVAVSREAELLKDKINSVNVEAIKEFTYQPPPDSEDIYSVFEELQSRQETNERDIQPCCGHSPRSHTSKINTSSPETDVFLEHPIKHHVHEFIDSNDDAEDDSDWEAVSHAEEQGSSNTLDGSEQYVNGYCKETHASPNEANRKESGDNKLNTETIEVCSTNANLRKKVSSLYRLWRSATHDNVEDLKKTSVEVKPGRMSLSDGRLSNGTLTSNNDEELKKHSVEHANGWISNGTLSSDLGLGETGFSPGSIGQWSSPDSLNPYIARGMKGCIEWPLGNQKQSLKAKLMEARMESQKVQLRHVLKQKI; translated from the exons ATGCCGACCTCGGCTGCCGCCGCCGCGAACCGCCTCCACGAGATCCTTCCGTCTAAGTCCGTGGCGCCTCCTCCCGACTCCGATCTCCGTCCTCCACGGAAGCCCCACCCCCGCCGCCGGATCCGCGGCCCCGCATTCCCAGGCGCCGCCGCCGCAGTGTCTCGGCCCAGGAAGGGCGGATCCACCTCCGGGGGAAGGAGGAGTGGCCCCAGCACCCCCCTGCTTCGATGGAAGTTCAACGAGAAGCCCGCGTCTCAGGCCGGGCGGAAGGTTGAGGATGTCACGGTCGGAGAGGTGGCGCCGCCTCCCCTGCTTCCTCGGATCTCTGCGAGGAAGCTAGCCGCTGGGATCTGGAGTCTGCGGCCTCTAGACGCTGATGCCTCTGCCGGATGCGGTGGCAGAGAAGGTCCCCGAGCTCCCCCTGGCCGTGAG CCTATCTCTTGTCATCAAAAAGTTCAGCTGCTTTACAATCCCCTTAGCACTGACCTCCATActaagaagagcaagaagcatgAATTTGAAAGTCCTGTCTCTGTCTTAAGTCCTCAATATGGTGAACTCCACAAG TTTGCTGGTTTTCCTACTTCTGCAATGGAGAAGGCAACTAAATGGGATCCTGGGAGCTCAATGACATCAGAAGAGGTTTACAGATTCTACAGTCACTTGAAGCTTCTTGAAGACCAGGAGCTGAACACTGTCTCTGTTGTCTCTTCACTCAGGGCTGAGCTTGAAAAGGCTCATGCTCACATTAGTGAGCTCGAGACAGAACGGAGAACTGCAAAGAAAAAGCTGGACCAGTTCTTGAAAAGACTTGCAGAGGAGAAGGCAACATGGCGGAGCAGAGAACACGAGAAGGTACGTGCTGTAATTGAGGCAATGAAGGCTGACCTTGATAGAGAGAGGAAGAAGCGGCAGAGGATAGAGATTGTTCATTCCAAGCTTGTCAATGAGCTTGCTGAGGCCAAAATGACTGCAAAGAAGCTCTTGCAGGATTATGAGAATGAATGCAAAGCTCGTGTGCTCGTTGAGGAGGTCTGTGATGAGCTTGCGAAAGAGATTGGGGAAGACAAAGCAGAAATTGAGGCTCTCAAGGTTGAAGTAATGAAGATGAGAGAAGAAgttgaagaggagaagaggatgcTGCAGATGGCAGAAGTATGGCGTGAAGAACGGGTTCAGATGAAGTTAATGGATGCAAAATTAACTCTCGGGGAAAAGTATTCACAGATGAGGGAGCTAAAAGCAGAGGTAGATGCATTTTTAGCTGCAAAGAAAGCTGAAGATATGGATGTGGCAGTATCGAGAGAGGCTGAGTTACTCAAAGACAAAATAAACTCTGTTAATGTTGAGGCCATAAAGGAATTCACTTACCAGCCACCACCTGATTCTGAAGACATCTATTCTGTCTTTGAAGAACTCCAGTCAAGACAAGAAACTAACGAGAGAGACATTCAACCTTGTTGTGGTCACAGCCCCAGAAGTCATACCTCAAAGATCAACACTAGCAGTCCCGAGACAGATGTCTTTCTTGAGCATCCCATAAAACACCATGTACATGAGTTCATAGATAGCAATGACGATGCGGAAGATGACAGTGACTGGGAAGCAGTTAGTCACGCTGAGGAACAAGGCTCCAGCAATACTCTCGATGGTAGTGAACAATATGTTAATGGTTACTGCAAGGAAACTCATGCTTCACCAAATGAAGCCAACCGGAAGGAAAGTGGGGACAACAAACTAAACACTGAAACCATAGAAGTTTGTTCTACAAACGCAAATTTAAGGAAAAAGGTGTCTTCACTGTATAGGCTATGGAGATCGGCAACACATGATAACGTAGAAGATCTCAAGAAAACATCGGTTGAGGTAAAACCTGGGAGAATGTCATTGTCAGATGGGAGGCTTTCCAATGGCACACTCACTTCAAATAATGACGAAGAGTTAAAGAAGCATTCTGTCGAGCATGCTAACGGATGGATATCAAATGGAACCCTATCTTCTGATTTAGGATTAGGTGAAACTGGATTCAGCCCAGGGAGCATAGGACAGTGGAGCTCACCTGACTCGTTGAATCCTTATATTGCTCGAGGAATGAAAGGGTGCATTGAGTGGCCACTGGGTAATCAGAAGCAAAGTTTAAAGGCAAAGCTTATGGAGGCTAGAATGGAGAGTCAAAAAGTTCAGTTGCGTCATGTCCTTAAACAGAAAATTTAG